From a single Miscanthus floridulus cultivar M001 chromosome 8, ASM1932011v1, whole genome shotgun sequence genomic region:
- the LOC136470757 gene encoding uncharacterized protein — protein sequence MTGFPRFLVDSVPRRFPSKSASRPIYTANLGRILLVHSTPFHTLLVPSVLSSVSAPPIRPRLSSPFAGIVPPSLSSPSVSVVRQSRCVGVLACRRCRSGGASRDSCNSAKANPSSIAAAAAVAPHLAASSKNSQIRALLCSCRRGSVQFSGPGLTVLGVRGRGAQRWLPPPPPCRRRSHFGGSGGCSALRRFIPASLVSRPCCFRCCCHFVAGSLLYTFADTDGVVLVCPLTPASVQSSVDTAYCLGSSFHFVAGSLLYKFATSDTVVLVCSVNPRDRTEKIALTSPTGKECYNYCFLTYSKDSYIPTNHVARRKGT from the exons ATGACCGGATTTCCGAGATTCCTCGTTGATTCCGTCCCACGCCGCTTCCCGTCCAAATCGGCCAGCCGACCAATATATACAGCGAATCTTGGTAGAATCCTCCTGGTCCACTCCACTCCCTTCCACACTCTCCTCGTCCCCTCCGTCCTCAGCTCCGTTTCCGCACCTCCTATCCGCCCGCGTCTTTCGTCGCCGTTCGCCGGGATTGTGCCGCCGTCTCTGTCATCCCCCTCTGTTTCCGTTGTCCGCCAGAGCCGCTGTGTTGGAGTTTTGGCCTGCCGCCGTTGCCGGAGTGGTGGTGCGTCAAGGGATAGCTGCAACAGTGCGAAAGCTAACCCTAGcagcatcgccgccgccgccgccgttgcgccGCACCTCGCCGCCAGTTCCAAGAACTCTCAG ATCCGAGCGCTTCTCTGTTCCTGTCGTCGTGGTTCAGTGCAGTTTTCTGGGCCAGGTTTAACCGTGTTGGGAGTGCGGGGGAGGGGTGCTCAGCGTTGGCTCCCCCCTCCCCCGCCCTGCCGTCGGCGCAGTCACTTTGGTGGTTCAGGCGGCTGCTCTGCTCTCCGTCGCTTTATTCCGGCTTCGTTGGTTTCCAG ACCCTGTTGCTTTAGATGTTGCTGCCATTTCGTTGCGGGGAGCCTGCTCTACACATTCGCCGATACTGACGGCGTCGTCTTAGTATGCCCAC TGACACCTGCATCTGTTCAGAGTTCCGTTGACACAGCCTATTGCCTAGGCTCGTCCTTCCATTTCGTTGCTGGGAGTCTGCTCTACAAGTTCGCCACCTCTGACACCGTCGTGTTAGTCTGCTCAG TCAATCCTCGTGATAGGACAGAGAAGATTGCTTTAACATCACCAACAGGAAAAGAATGCTACAACTATTGTTTCCTCACATATTCCAAAGATAGTTACATCCCAACAAATCATGTTGCCCGCCGCAAAGGAACTTGA